In Cicer arietinum cultivar CDC Frontier isolate Library 1 chromosome 7, Cicar.CDCFrontier_v2.0, whole genome shotgun sequence, a single window of DNA contains:
- the LOC101489475 gene encoding uncharacterized protein, which produces MAPRLWTCFGNKGSREGAEGNITSDITTEEQRRDGPVVVEMFSSQGCATSPAAELVLSRLGRGDFQLEIPVVVLVFHVDYWDYMGWKDPFGSSQWTVRQKGYVEALGLDTLLTPQVIVQGVAHCVGNDENALIDAITRAPRYPAPSFQATFTRPTQDSLQVSLTGTLRNEVESNGVNIMVALYENSLVTDCPRGENKGRVMSNDYVVRKLEKLGTEKDISAKKKVTGTVNFPLWGGFNSSKCGVAVFVQSNSHQILGSQSFQLPDDI; this is translated from the exons ATGGCGCCCCGTCTCTGGACCTGTTTCGGGAACAAGGGGAGTCGCGAGGGCGCGGAAGGAAACATAACATCAGACATTACAACGGAAGAGCAGAGACGCGACGGACCAGTGGTGGTGGAGATGTTTTCATCGCAGGGCTGTGCAACGTCTCCGGCGGCGGAGTTGGTTTTGTCGCGGTTGGGGAGAGGTGATTTTCAGCTTGAAATTCCGGTGGTTGTGTTGGTGTTCCACGTGGATTATTGGGATTATATGGGTTGGAAGGATCCTTTTGGATCAAGTCAATGGACCGTAAGACAGAAGGGTTATGTTGAAGCACTTGGGCTTGATACATTGTTGACTCCTCAAGTTATTGTTCAAGGTGTGGCACATTGTGTTGGTAATGACGAGAATGCCCTCATTGATGCTATTACCCGTGCTCCTAGATACCCTGCTCCTTCTTTCCag GCAACATTCACAAGGCCTACTCAAGATTCTCTGCAAGTGTCACTAACAGGAACATTAAGAAACGAGGTTGAAAGTAATGGTGTGAATATCATGGTAGCCTTATACGAAAATAGTTTAGTTACCGACTGTCCAAGAGGAGAGAACAAAGGGCGTGTTATGTCAAACGATTATGTCGTTAGAAAGCTCGAAAAGCTTGGAACTGAAAAAGACATATCTGCTAAAAAGAAAGTAACAGGAACTGTTAATTTTCCATTGTGGGGAGGTTTCAACAGCAGCAAATGTGGTGTGGCTGTTTTTGTTCAAAGCAACTCTCACCAGATTCTTGGATCACAGAGTTTTCAGCTTCCAGATGATATATGA